The following are encoded in a window of Haliotis asinina isolate JCU_RB_2024 chromosome 14, JCU_Hal_asi_v2, whole genome shotgun sequence genomic DNA:
- the LOC137261505 gene encoding acetylcholine receptor subunit alpha-L1-like, whose amino-acid sequence MCNPSTITQFCLPPYSHQSEVDDEGRKMALAVAMLFMALLAAAQSQLYDPLYKELKSRDTKNTIPISSTGDTLNVTISLTLLKISSLNLRTGDAELDTWPSYEWFDNRLTWEPSEYGNVSLINLPPSDIWRPDIVPYRGHADVEDVPAVLFNTGHIYYIPPTSMKVRCDVSKYTTDGTVTCSLKIGSWTFNGNIMDVQNKTSEIDVSEYYHDDQWDIIEHSMQRVVAHYSCCPEPYPSIIATMTLKAKRHGLLGWSLFH is encoded by the exons ATGTGCAATCCAAGTACGATAACTCAATTTTGCCTCCCACCATACTCACACCAGTCAGAAGTCGACGACGAAGGAAGGAAGATGGCGTTAGCAGTGGCAATGCTATTTATGGCGCTCCTTGCTGCAG CCCAAAGTCAGCTGTACGATCCTCTGTACAAAGAACTGAAATCACGAGACACGAAAAACACCATCCCCATTAGCTCTACAGGTGACACACTCAACGTAACAATCAGCTTAACCCTACTGAAGATATCATCTCTG AACCTGAGAACAGGGGACGCTGAACTTGACACGTGGCCCAGCTATGAGTGGTTCGACAACAGGTTGACCTGGGAGCCCTCGGAATACGGAAACGTGTCCTTGATCAACCTTCCTCCCTCAGATATATGGCGTCCTGACATTGTTCCCTACCGAGG ACATGCTGATGTCGAAGATGTCCCTGCGGTTTTGTTCAACACCGGACACATATACTATATTCCACCAACAAGCATGAAGGTTCGATGTGACGTATCCAAGTACACCACCGACGGCACAGTGACATGTTCACTAAAGATTGGGTCCTGGACGTTTAATGGGAACATCATGGATGTCCAGAACAAAACCTCCGAGATCGACGTGTCCGAGTACTACCACGATGACCAATGGGATATCATCGAACATTCCATGCAGAGAGTTGTTGCCCACTACTCATGTTGTCCCGAACCCTATCCCTCTATCATTGCCACCATGACTTTGAAGGCTAAAAGACATGGTCTACTGGGCTGGAGCTTGTTTCACTGA